AAGTTCTAATGCGCGTATTCTGATATTTCTCTTCTTTAGATATTCATTTGACACTTGATCAGTCACCTTTTTAAAGCACCATCATGTCCctgcttcttcagctttttGATCCTGAAGCAGAACAGCATACAGTTTTATCAGGTGGGAGAAACTGAGAGCTATTTTTTTTGCCAATAGTTACCTGGCAATTAATAAATACGTGTTACATTTATGGGACTAGTACATaagtttcctttgaaaattcaTGTCTGTAAGATTTAACAAATTGAAACATAACAATCTTTGAAACTGACTCATTCGTGAGGTATCAGTCACAACAACGTACTGGCGTCTCCCTACCAGCAGGTAGTGAAAAAGCAACAAGAACAGTTTAGACTGAAAGCTTCCTCCTGTTAAGAGAAGGGAATCATTCAGCTGTCTCATTCCTGGGGATGGTCtttgagctggaaaaggagtcaTAGCAACTCTCCCAGCTGCTACAGTTCTGAATTTCTCAGAAAAGGCTTCATCTTTTTCAGTGGTGCAGGAAAAATGAGGAGCTAATTGTCACTTGCTGCAGTAGTCTCTTTTGGCAAACACATGGGTAGTTTTTCTACTCGATGTTTTGTTTTGCCATAACAAAGTTGCAGCAGACAGGACATACCACAAAAAAACTTTATAATTGCAGAAAATTGTTTTTACAATTTTTGCTTAATGAGCTAAAGTGTGAAACTGAGATACAGAAGTATTTCAGATACAGATACGATTTTTCTGATGTGCTTCACCATTTATTAGATTACCTTTTGTCTACATGTACACAAAATGCTCAAGGCTCAGAGAAGAGAGAGTAATTTagtataatataaaattatgtaGGTGTTTTACAAACCCTACAGGCATTAAACCATTACaatgggaaaatatttaaacaggagagaaaaaactcCCCTAACTTTAGAAATTATCTAATTCAATCTTATTGACTTGTAAAATGAATTGGACTCAATTTGCTTCCAGTGTCGTAATTTAATGAATACACGAAAGAAGAACATACATTTTAGGTCAATTAGTCCACATATTGGAAAACTGTAAGATACATTTCTATAGGATATTTTATAGCAATTCTTCCAGTAATTGTCAAAGGATACACACACTGATCTGAACTGATCTATCAGCACCACTTTAAATGTACAGTGGATGGGGGCAATTTTGTTTTTACATATAATTTCCAAGTTACTGTCTATCTGCACAACTCTATGCTCTGACTTTTGTGTGAGTAGTGACACAGTCACTATTCCAGGTCTTTGTTGGTGACTGTGGTCCACTCAAGGAAGCTTCCCTCAATTTCAGCAACCTGGTcactcctcctttcttttccttgcttgaTAATGGTGAACGTGTATGCAACATAAGGGTAGAGAAACCTCAAGATGACAACTAATGTGCTTACTTGCCCCTGGGCAAGATCAAGTATATCTATGAAATTATTGGAAAATGTTAGCTAATCTGGTTTTAAAAACCTCAAATAGAAATGgtaattctgtttttttcattaactCATCTGTTCTAATACTCAGTTGTCCCTACCATCATGAAGCTGCTTCTTTATTTTGAACCTAAAACCTCCTTGAGTGAAGTATAAGCTTATTATTTTTTGTCCTATCCACTACGAATAAGAAGAGAATATGCTCTACATCATTTGCAAAAGCTTTTTGGTTATTTCAATATCATCATAGTGCCtctttccagttttatttttcctaaagaaCTCAAATTATTTCAATGTTTTCTGATAACCTGTATGTCCGACTGTTCTCAGGACTTCATTCGTTTGCCTCCAGGTTGCCCACACCTTCTTTATAGGAAATATCCAGAAGTGGACATGAAACTCAACATGAAGCTCTGAGGCATTTCTAATGCtacataaagagaaaaataatctctCTAATCCCTGTGCAGTGAGTTCTTCCCCACCCCTTAGTAGTTTTTAACTGACATACCTCTGCTCATCTACATAGTAGATAGAGCAAGGACTGACCAGCgaaaagaaataattgtttGGATAATCATGGAGAAAATTCTTAAGCTTTCTTAAGCTGGAACACAGACATACAAGTTACAAGACTCCGTCAGCATTGCAGAAATAAATTGCACATGAGAACAAAACGCAGACTAGGTACATCACAAAACATAGTAGAACAGAAGTATTCAAACTAAGAGATGCAATATTTCCTACAAAGATGTGATGCAGTGCAGCAGAAAGCATCCAAGAGTACTCTAAAACAGACAGCCAAACACAGCTTCAAAATTTTACCTTGGCTATAAAGAAATGCAACTTAAGGTCTCTCAAGCTATGACTTTCTATTCTACTCTGCTGATGAaaaagggaatttttttttttttaatttataatgctcagacccaaaccaaacaagaaagTAAATATCAGCCCCAAAGAGAAAGTAAGATTTACACCAATTCACAATAATTAAAGTTTGCTCAAACACACCCTGAAAATAGTGAACCCCTGTCCCCAGCTGAGGAAGCATCATACAGGCTGAACTTCAGGCTTTCTGAAGTactaaaataattcatttataAGCTACAAAACCCTCTGTGCTTCTTCTAGTGCATGCCAATGCACAACGACAGCTTATTTTCAGCCCTAGAATGATTAATACCATGTCCGTCTAACACAAAGTAGAGAATTTCTCCTGTATTATAAGGTTAAGAGATTAATTATCACAATTCTTTACCACATCTTTCAATTTATTCCAGGAAGAAGTCAACATCTAGTTTCCTGTTAGCTGGGTTGGGGAAAAACCTGAATAAATTGCCTTTGTCACCTTGTGGCTGGTAGCTAACCAGCACCATTCCATCTTCTGTCACCTGTGCTTTGATCTTGGGAGCAATCTGCATACAAGATGTGGTTAACAgccttcctggaaaaaaaaaaaaaaaaaatcaaataagaaAGCTTCTTTCTCCCTTGCTTTATACATGGGCTTCGCAAGATAATGTGCTGTTCGAGACAGATCAAAATGTTTCACAGGAGTGTGTCTTACTGAAGAAAGAATTTCTCGGAAGGAAGAGAGCAATGTATTATTTTGATTGAATAGTTTCAAATGTCATATGGCCTTTACTGAAGCCAGAAAAAATTCTGTGTAAAAAAACTACAACTGGGAACAGTGGTGCGGGAAGAAGTAAATTGAAAACAAGGAGAGACAGTGAGCTCCTGGGTTTGAAATCATTTGATAAAGGATTAATGTGTTTCATTCTGGGGATTATCTGATGAGTATTTGATGTGACTAATGCTTTCAGTAGtcatattttaatattacagTAGTATGACTAATCTGATTACTCTTTATTTCCTTATCAGATAGTTCCAAAACCCAAGAATAATGGCTAAACAAACAATGGAGACACTACAGACATGGGAATGCTATCCTACCCCACTGCAGTCACCTACTCAAGTACAGTCGTTTCTCCCTCACTTCTCTGCTTGGTCTTGCAGTCCCCTCCTAATCCTATGAATGCAGAAGCTAtatccttctctcttcctggtCCCACCAAAACACCACAGAAAGTGATGGTAAATTGCCTTTAGTCTCTCACTTGTAGCTCACTGCGGGCGGAAAAActcattcacagaatcacagaatcccaagaaGTTCTTGGAAACAATTCCATCATTTTTTGCCAGATGCAGGATGGAATCATCTGATTCACCCATTCGATGAATTGGTCCACAGATGTCGTATGTTTTGAACTGGCCGTTTACTCTGCCCATTACCTTGTCAACCTCCGAAATATTTATCTGAATAGAAGCATGATCCTTAGCACCAATTATTCGGTTGCTAGC
This sequence is a window from Lathamus discolor isolate bLatDis1 chromosome 2, bLatDis1.hap1, whole genome shotgun sequence. Protein-coding genes within it:
- the LOC136009266 gene encoding small ribosomal subunit protein eS21-like, which codes for MVIMMPFPPRHTRGVTAWCLCLCCHPSEMQNDAGEFVDLYVPQKCSASNRIIGAKDHASIQINISEVDKVMGRVNGQFKTYDICGPIHRMGESDDSILHLAKNDGIVSKNFLGFCDSVNEFFRPQ